One Anas platyrhynchos isolate ZD024472 breed Pekin duck chromosome 10, IASCAAS_PekinDuck_T2T, whole genome shotgun sequence genomic window carries:
- the LOC113843526 gene encoding uncharacterized protein isoform X1, with protein MKCPEWGHRGHPTAPSVPAAPKRAGGTGRSRGSPARPQRTPRRRGAEREPPTSSWPRRAQQPQAMCPGRRCWGLGSLLLLLLLLGQNLGFLLEIPQDAVTGTVGHSVLLPISYRCNSTSCFPLSIKWLFGHTSQRTISCTVQKCSLDDGGAPKNCSTNCFPHPAHWGRVVLFPENASLLLWDLRLSDSGVYTVSLQHQIQIRNITLTVLQQPVTPDHSSEGRNLGFLVEIPQDAVTGTVGQSVLLPVSYRCNSTSCFPVAIHWLFSHPLETIIACTVQNCSLGDGGAPKNCSTKWYPYPTHRGRVELFPENASLLLRDLRLSDSGVYTVSFQQHQRQSRHITLTVLQQPFPTEPSSKGTSQPAGRIATRIPCCILGGCYCFILLLLQLLFHLCWLRGSRGEACGCCWGEGSQRAGAAGAGAQ; from the exons ATGAAGTGCCCAGAGTGGGGGCACAGGggacaccccacagccccctctgTCCCCGCAGCCCCAAAGCGTGCAGGTGGCACAGGAAGGAGCCGGGgctcgcccgcccgcccgcagcGAACCCCACGGCGCCGAGGGGCTGAGCGAGAGCCTCCGACTTCCTCCTGGCCCAGGCGAGCGCAGCAGCCGCAGGCGATGTGTCCCGGCCGGCGCTGCTGGGGCCtcggctccctcctgctgctgctgctgctgctcg GGCAAAACCTGGGCTTCCTCCTGGAAATCCCGCAGGATGCAGTCACTGGCACCGTGGGGCACTCCGTGCTCCTTCCCATCTCCTACAGATGCAACAGCACCTCTTGCTTCCCACTGTCAATTAAGTGGCTGTTTGGTCACACCTCACAAAGAACCATCTCCTGCACCGTGCAGAAGTGCTCTCTGGATGATGGGGGGGCTCCCAAGAACTGCTCCACAAACTGCTTCCCCCATCCTGCACATTGGGGCCGTGTTGTGCTCTTCCCCGAGAACGCATCCCTGCTGCTATGGGACCTGCGGCTCAGTGACAGCGGGGTGTACACCGTCAGCCTCCAGCACCAAATACAAATCAGGAACATCACCCTGACCGTGCTCCAGCAGCCTGTCACCCCAGACCATTCCAGCGAAG GGAGAAACCTGGGCTTCCTCGTGGAAATCCCGCAGGATGCAGTCACTGGCACCGTGGGGCAGTCCGTGCTCCTGCCCGTCTCCTACAGATGCAACAGCACCTCTTGCTTCCCGGTGGCAATTCATTGGCTGTTTAGTCACCCCTTAGAAACAATCATTGCCTGCACAGTGCAGAACTGCTCCCTGGGTGATGGGGGGGCTCCCAAGAACTGCTCCACAAAATGGTACCCCTATCCTACACATCGGGGCCGTGTTGAGCTCTTCCCCGAGAAcgcatccctgctgctgcgggACCTGCGGCTCAGTGACAGCGGGGTGTACACCGTCAGCTTCCAACAGCACCAAAGACAAAGCAGGCACATCACCCTGACCGTGCTCCAGCAGCCTTTCCCCACAGAACCTTCCAGCAAAG GCACTTCTCAACCAGCAGGAAGAATAGCCACACGCATCCCTTGCTGCATCCTCGGAGGCTGCTACTGCTtcatcctgctgctcctgcagctgctcttccACCTGTGCTGGCTGCGGGGCAGCCGTGGGGAAGcctgcggctgctgctggggagaagGGAGCCAGCGTGCGGGagcagccggggccggggcacAATGA
- the LOC113843526 gene encoding uncharacterized protein isoform X2 codes for MCPGRRCWGLGSLLLLLLLLGQNLGFLLEIPQDAVTGTVGQSVLLPVSYRCNSTPCFPLSIRWIFGHTSQVIIACTVHNCSLDDGGAPKNCSTTCFPHPAHWGRVVLFPENASLLLRDLWLSDSGVYTVSLQHQRQSRNITLTVLEQPVPTDPTSKGRNLGFLLEIPQDAVTGTVGQSVLLPVSYRCNSTPCFPVAIQWLFSHPIERIIACTVQNCSLGDGGAPKNCSTNCYSYRTHWGRVELFPENASLLLRDLRLSDSGVYTVSFLQNQRQIRHITLTVLEQPVPTEPTREGTSQPAGRIATRIPCCILRGCYCFILLLLQLLFHLCWLRGSRGEACGCCWGEGSQRAGAARAGAQ; via the exons ATGTGTCCCGGCCGGCGCTGCTGGGGCCtcggctccctcctgctgctgctgctgctgctcg GGCAAAACCTGGGCTTCCTCCTGGAAATCCCGCAGGATGCAGTCACTGGCACCGTGGGGCAGTCCGTGCTCCTGCCCGTCTCCTACAGATGCAACAGCACCCCTTGCTTCCCACTGTCAATTAGGTGGATATTTGGTCACACCTCACAAGTAATCATCGCCTGCACAGTGCACAACTGCTCCCTGGATGATGGCGGGGCTCCCAAGAACTGCTCCACAACCTGTTTCCCCCATCCTGCACATTGGGGCCGTGTTGTGCTCTTCCCCGAGAAcgcatccctgctgctgcgggACCTGTGGCTCAGTGACAGCGGGGTGTACACCGTCAGCCTCCAGCACCAAAGACAAAGCAGGAACATCACCCTGACCGTGCTCGAGCAGCCTGTCCCCACAGATCCTACCAGCAAAG GGCGAAACCTGGGCTTCCTCCTGGAAATCCCGCAGGATGCAGTCACTGGCACCGTGGGGCAGTCCGTGCTCCTGCCCGTCTCCTACAGATGCAACAGCACCCCTTGCTTCCCAGTGGCAATTCAGTGGCTGTTTAGTCACCCCATAGAAAGAATCATTGCCTGCACAGTGCAGAACTGCTCCCTGGGTGATGGGGGGGCTCCCAAGAACTGCTCCACAAACTGTTACTCCTATCGTACACACTGGGGCCGTGTTGAGCTCTTCCCCGAGAAcgcatccctgctgctgcgggACCTGCGGCTCAGTGACAGCGGGGTGTACACCGTCAGCTTCCTACAGAACCAAAGACAAATCAGGCACATCACCCTGACCGTGCTCGAGcagcctgtccccacagagCCTACCAGGGAAG GCACTTCTCAACCAGCAGGAAGAATAGCCACACGCATCCCTTGCTGCATCCTCAGAGGCTGCTACTGCTtcatcctgctgctcctgcagctgctcttccACCTGTGCTGGCTGCGGGGCAGCCGTGGGGAAGcctgcggctgctgctggggagaagGGAGCCAGCGTGCGGGAGCAGCCAGGGCCGGGGCACAATGA